In Nocardioides sp. JQ2195, a genomic segment contains:
- a CDS encoding Maf family protein, with protein MAQRLVLASKSPARLAVLQAAGVDPEVIVSGVDESQLDGLPPSELALQLAELKAAAVAGQLTGDRLVLGCDSVLELDGLALGKPGSPEEATSRWLEMRGRAGVLHTGHALHHLASGRVAAAAAATTVHFAHVTDAEIAAYVATGEPLHVAGAFTIDGLGGAFVTHVEGDHHNVVGLSLPLLRDMLAELGESWVDLWRS; from the coding sequence ATGGCACAACGACTGGTCCTGGCCTCGAAGTCACCCGCCCGACTGGCCGTCCTGCAGGCCGCCGGTGTCGACCCCGAGGTGATCGTCTCCGGGGTCGACGAGTCCCAGCTCGACGGGTTGCCGCCGAGCGAGCTCGCCCTCCAGCTGGCCGAGCTCAAGGCGGCTGCTGTCGCCGGTCAGCTGACCGGGGACCGGCTCGTGCTGGGCTGTGACTCGGTCCTCGAGCTCGACGGGTTGGCCCTGGGCAAGCCCGGCTCCCCCGAGGAGGCCACGAGCCGTTGGCTGGAGATGCGCGGACGCGCCGGGGTCCTGCACACCGGCCACGCGCTGCACCACCTCGCATCGGGTCGGGTGGCCGCCGCAGCCGCAGCAACCACCGTGCACTTCGCCCACGTCACCGACGCCGAGATCGCGGCGTACGTCGCCACCGGTGAGCCACTGCACGTGGCCGGAGCGTTCACCATCGACGGCCTCGGCGGCGCCTTCGTCACACACGTCGAGGGCGACCACCACAACGTCGTCGGCCTCAGCCTGCCGTTGCTGCGCGACATGCTCGCCGAGCTAGGAGAGTCGTGGGTCGACCTCTGGCGATCCTGA
- a CDS encoding MerR family DNA-binding transcriptional regulator has product MPVVTTWTIRQLADEYAVSLRTLRHYEDLGLLHPVRVGVAREYHQRDRIRLELILRGKRVGFSLDEISVIVNMYDEPPGEAGQLNYLIDQCDVRRRALEQQRRDIDATIADLDGIEARCREDLGQLVGRKRRRPSRDDEPPAHEAAPL; this is encoded by the coding sequence ATGCCGGTGGTGACCACCTGGACGATCCGCCAGCTCGCCGACGAGTACGCCGTCAGCCTGCGCACCCTGCGCCACTACGAGGACCTCGGGTTGCTGCACCCGGTGCGTGTGGGTGTCGCCCGGGAGTACCACCAGCGCGACAGGATCCGTCTCGAGCTGATCCTGCGGGGAAAACGGGTCGGCTTCTCCCTCGACGAGATCTCGGTGATCGTCAACATGTACGACGAACCGCCGGGCGAGGCGGGCCAGCTCAACTACCTCATCGACCAGTGCGACGTACGCCGGCGCGCGCTGGAGCAGCAGCGCCGTGACATCGACGCCACGATCGCCGACCTCGACGGCATCGAGGCTCGCTGTCGCGAGGACCTCGGCCAGCTGGTCGGGAGGAAACGGCGCCGGCCCTCCCGCGACGACGAGCCACCCGCGCACGAGGCCGCGCCCCTGTGA
- a CDS encoding GtrA family protein, giving the protein MTMGPRAKRLLDETLRFLAVGGVATFVAFLLFNFLVHGFSITDEPWMNEQPTMAYVLANTIGMVISYRGTRSWAFKNRETAHADGGRTAYLVINVATMALPIGCLWISRNLLDHDSAFADNIAANVVGLGLGMVARFYLFRQVIFSQKNYAPATLAGTSAMPLPGNCVLPRGAARQLDDATGDSGSPEVDPRLS; this is encoded by the coding sequence ATGACCATGGGACCACGCGCGAAGCGTCTCCTCGACGAGACACTGCGCTTCCTCGCCGTCGGTGGGGTGGCGACCTTCGTGGCGTTCCTGCTGTTCAACTTCCTCGTGCACGGTTTCTCGATCACCGACGAGCCGTGGATGAACGAGCAACCGACGATGGCCTACGTGCTGGCCAACACGATCGGCATGGTGATCAGCTATCGCGGCACCCGCAGCTGGGCGTTCAAGAACCGCGAGACGGCCCACGCGGACGGCGGCCGCACGGCGTACCTCGTGATCAACGTGGCCACGATGGCGCTACCGATCGGCTGCCTGTGGATCAGCCGCAACCTGCTCGACCACGACTCCGCGTTCGCCGACAACATCGCGGCCAACGTGGTCGGCCTGGGTCTCGGCATGGTGGCCCGGTTCTACCTCTTCCGCCAGGTGATCTTCAGCCAGAAGAACTACGCGCCGGCCACCTTGGCCGGCACCAGTGCGATGCCGCTGCCGGGCAACTGCGTGTTGCCCCGGGGCGCTGCCCGCCAGCTCGATGACGCGACCGGTGACTCAGGATCGCCAGAGGTCGACCCACGACTCTCCTAG
- a CDS encoding biotin carboxylase N-terminal domain-containing protein, whose protein sequence is MPEIKPLQKVLIANRGEIAVRVIRACKDAGISSVAVYAEPDRDALFVRQADEAHSLNGATPADSYLDIAKIINVAKESGADSVHPGYGFLAENAEFAQAVLDAGLIWIGPSPAAIEGLGDKAKAKQIALAAGAPLAPGLKDAVEGPDEIVAFAKEHGLPVAIKAVFGGGGRGLKVARTLEEIPELFESATREAISAFGRGECLVEKFLDRPRHVETQCLADQHGNVVVVSTRDCSLQRRHQKLVEEAPAPFLTDEQNQRLYESSKAILKEAGYVGAGTCEFLVAADGTISFLEVNTRLQVEHCVSEEVTGIDLVREMFRIAAGEELGYDDPEVRGHSIEFRVNAEDPGNNFMPAPGTLTEWAPPSGPGIRLDSGYEVGETVPGSFDSLVAKLIVTGKDRTQAIERSRRAISEFRVDGMPTALTFDEVVLDDPAYVGASNPSGEGEFTVYTTWIETDFDNQIPAWSGATAEADEPEERQKVTVEVGGKRLEVVLPGGLGGLAAAGSGGGAKKPKRKAKKAGAAASGDAVTSPMQGTIVKVAVEEGASVAEGDVVVVIEAMKMEQPIKAHKAGTVTSLEAEVGATVTQGAVICELKD, encoded by the coding sequence GTGCCCGAGATCAAGCCGTTGCAGAAGGTCCTCATCGCCAACCGAGGCGAGATCGCCGTGCGCGTCATCCGTGCCTGCAAGGACGCCGGGATCAGCTCGGTCGCCGTCTATGCCGAGCCGGATCGTGACGCACTGTTCGTGCGCCAGGCCGACGAGGCGCACTCCCTCAACGGAGCGACGCCCGCCGACAGCTACCTCGACATCGCCAAGATCATCAACGTGGCCAAGGAGTCCGGTGCGGACTCCGTGCACCCCGGCTACGGATTCCTCGCCGAGAACGCCGAGTTCGCGCAGGCCGTGCTCGACGCCGGCCTGATCTGGATCGGCCCCAGCCCCGCGGCCATCGAGGGCCTCGGTGACAAGGCCAAGGCCAAGCAGATCGCCCTCGCCGCCGGCGCCCCCTTGGCCCCCGGCCTCAAGGACGCCGTCGAGGGCCCCGACGAGATCGTCGCGTTCGCCAAGGAGCACGGCCTCCCCGTTGCCATCAAGGCAGTCTTCGGCGGCGGCGGTCGTGGCCTCAAGGTCGCCCGCACGCTCGAGGAGATCCCCGAGCTCTTCGAGTCCGCGACCCGTGAGGCGATCAGCGCCTTCGGCCGTGGCGAGTGCCTCGTCGAGAAGTTCCTCGACCGCCCCCGCCACGTCGAGACCCAGTGCCTGGCCGACCAGCACGGCAACGTCGTGGTGGTCTCCACCCGCGACTGCTCCCTGCAGCGCCGCCACCAGAAGCTGGTCGAGGAAGCACCCGCGCCGTTCCTCACCGACGAGCAGAACCAGCGCCTCTACGAGTCATCGAAGGCGATCCTGAAGGAGGCCGGCTACGTCGGCGCCGGAACGTGCGAGTTCCTGGTCGCGGCCGACGGCACCATCTCGTTCCTCGAGGTCAACACCCGTCTGCAGGTCGAGCACTGTGTCTCCGAGGAGGTCACCGGGATCGACCTGGTCCGCGAGATGTTCCGCATCGCGGCCGGCGAGGAGCTCGGCTACGACGACCCCGAGGTCAGGGGCCACTCCATCGAGTTCCGGGTCAACGCCGAGGATCCGGGCAACAACTTCATGCCCGCCCCCGGCACCCTGACCGAGTGGGCGCCCCCGAGCGGCCCCGGCATCCGCCTGGACTCCGGCTACGAGGTGGGCGAGACCGTCCCCGGCTCGTTCGACTCCCTGGTCGCCAAGCTGATCGTGACCGGCAAGGACCGCACCCAGGCCATCGAGCGCTCGCGTCGTGCGATCTCCGAGTTCCGTGTCGACGGCATGCCGACCGCGTTGACCTTCGACGAGGTCGTGCTCGACGACCCGGCGTACGTCGGCGCCTCGAACCCGTCAGGCGAGGGCGAGTTCACGGTCTACACCACGTGGATCGAGACCGACTTCGACAACCAGATCCCGGCCTGGTCCGGAGCCACGGCCGAGGCCGACGAGCCCGAGGAGCGCCAGAAGGTCACCGTCGAGGTCGGCGGCAAGCGTCTCGAGGTCGTCCTGCCCGGTGGGCTGGGAGGCCTGGCTGCAGCTGGTTCCGGCGGCGGTGCCAAGAAGCCGAAGCGCAAGGCCAAGAAGGCCGGCGCCGCAGCCTCCGGTGACGCGGTCACCTCCCCCATGCAGGGCACCATCGTGAAGGTGGCCGTCGAGGAGGGCGCCAGCGTCGCCGAGGGTGACGTCGTCGTCGTGATCGAGGCGATGAAGATGGAGCAGCCGATCAAGGCGCACAAGGCCGGAACCGTGACATCTCTCGAGGCCGAGGTGGGCGCCACCGTCACCCAGGGCGCAGTGATCTGCGAGCTCAAGGACTGA
- a CDS encoding acyl-CoA dehydrogenase family protein translates to MSGSFELSREHEEFRRSVRDFAEAEIAPHVAQWDKDHHFPVDVVHKMGDLGLFGLTAPEEFGGAGLAPEDGPFTSLCLAIEELGRIDQSMGITLEAGVGLGINPILTFGDDAQKQAHLPDLVAGRKLAGFGLTEPGAGSDAGATKTKAELVGDEWVVNGAKQFITNSGSEITSLVTVTARTGTRDNGSAEISTIIVPAGTPGFTAEKAYDKLGWHISDTHPLSFEDVHVPSTNLLGERGRGFAQFLATLDDGRVAIAALAVGLIEACRDLCVEYALDRQTMGGPIGRKQGVAFQIADLDVMLQAGRLLTYKAAAMKDAGASQKDFKQAASIAKLHTSESAVTATRIATQVFGGYGFMEEYPVARFYRDAKILEIGEGTSEVQRMLIARGLGLPVE, encoded by the coding sequence ATGTCAGGGTCGTTCGAGTTGTCCCGTGAGCACGAAGAGTTCCGCCGGTCCGTCCGCGACTTCGCCGAGGCCGAGATCGCGCCGCACGTCGCGCAGTGGGACAAGGACCACCACTTCCCGGTCGATGTCGTGCACAAGATGGGTGACCTCGGCCTGTTCGGCCTGACCGCTCCCGAGGAGTTCGGCGGAGCGGGGCTGGCTCCCGAGGACGGCCCGTTCACCTCGCTGTGCCTGGCCATCGAGGAGCTCGGCCGGATCGACCAGTCGATGGGCATCACGCTCGAGGCCGGCGTCGGTCTCGGCATCAACCCGATCCTGACCTTCGGCGACGACGCGCAGAAGCAGGCCCACCTGCCCGACCTCGTGGCCGGCAGGAAGCTGGCCGGCTTCGGTCTCACCGAGCCGGGTGCCGGCTCCGATGCGGGCGCCACCAAGACCAAGGCCGAGCTGGTCGGCGACGAGTGGGTCGTCAACGGGGCCAAGCAGTTCATCACCAACTCCGGCTCCGAGATCACCTCGCTCGTCACGGTGACGGCCCGCACCGGCACCCGCGACAACGGCAGTGCCGAGATCAGCACCATCATCGTTCCCGCCGGGACGCCCGGGTTCACCGCGGAGAAGGCCTACGACAAGCTCGGCTGGCACATCTCCGACACCCACCCGCTGTCCTTCGAGGACGTGCACGTCCCCTCGACGAACCTCCTCGGTGAGCGCGGGCGTGGCTTTGCCCAGTTCCTGGCCACGCTGGACGACGGCCGGGTCGCCATCGCAGCCCTGGCCGTCGGCCTGATCGAGGCCTGCCGCGACCTCTGCGTGGAGTACGCCCTCGACCGGCAGACGATGGGTGGTCCGATCGGTCGCAAGCAGGGCGTGGCCTTCCAGATCGCCGACCTCGACGTGATGCTGCAGGCCGGGCGGCTGCTGACCTACAAGGCTGCCGCGATGAAGGACGCCGGGGCCTCGCAGAAGGACTTCAAGCAGGCTGCGTCGATCGCCAAGCTCCACACCTCGGAGTCGGCGGTGACCGCGACCCGCATCGCCACCCAGGTCTTCGGCGGCTACGGCTTCATGGAGGAGTACCCGGTGGCCCGCTTCTACCGCGACGCCAAGATCCTCGAGATCGGTGAGGGCACCTCCGAGGTGCAGCGCATGCTGATCGCACGCGGACTGGGCCTGCCGGTCGAGTGA
- a CDS encoding DUF885 domain-containing protein → MTEQRPVDALADRFVEEYAALDPISATYLGIAGHDDALTDLSPDGFAAREQLTRTALADATSASPSDEREAVARDAFLERLGLDVEMVDAGLNRSDFSVISSGLHEIRQVFDLMPSDGEEAWSNLNARVAAVPQALQGYRITLAEEANKGNVAAARQYAEVATQVRNWTGQEGKGGDFFGDLVKGCDVDGALKDELGVNARAATRAMADFGVFLEDEMEPRGRSNEAVGREHYSLASRQFLGATVDLEQTYAWGWEELKRIEDEMTTTSNLILPGSSIDEAVAHLDADPARRIEGREEFRQWMQQLADRTLSEMAGTHFDIPEPIRRIECMLAPTNDGGIYYTGPSEDFTRPGRMWWSVPDGIDSFSPWREVTTVFHEGVPGHHLQVGQTTYRKELLNRWQRLMCWVSGHGEGWALYAERLMDDLGHLADPADKLGMLDGQGFRAARVIVDIGMHLELEIPKDNPFGFHPGETWTPALGLEFMRQHCRMDDPTIVFEVNRYLGWPGQAPSYKVGERIWLDARDEAKARKGADFDLKEFHTAALNLGSLGLDPLKSALARI, encoded by the coding sequence GTGACTGAACAGCGACCCGTCGATGCCCTTGCCGACCGCTTCGTCGAGGAGTACGCCGCCCTCGACCCGATCAGCGCCACCTACCTCGGCATCGCCGGGCACGACGACGCGCTGACCGACCTCTCCCCCGACGGGTTCGCCGCCCGCGAGCAGCTGACCCGCACGGCGCTCGCGGACGCCACGAGTGCGTCGCCCAGTGACGAGCGGGAGGCGGTCGCGCGTGACGCGTTCCTCGAACGCCTCGGCCTCGACGTCGAGATGGTCGACGCCGGGCTCAACCGCAGCGACTTCTCGGTGATCAGCAGCGGGCTGCACGAGATCCGCCAGGTCTTCGACCTGATGCCGTCCGATGGCGAGGAGGCGTGGAGCAACCTCAACGCCCGCGTCGCCGCCGTCCCCCAGGCCCTGCAGGGCTACCGGATCACGCTGGCCGAGGAGGCGAACAAGGGCAACGTCGCTGCCGCGCGGCAGTACGCCGAGGTGGCCACCCAGGTGCGCAACTGGACCGGCCAGGAAGGCAAGGGCGGAGACTTCTTCGGAGATCTCGTGAAGGGGTGCGACGTCGACGGCGCGCTCAAGGACGAGCTCGGCGTCAACGCCCGCGCCGCGACCCGTGCGATGGCTGACTTCGGCGTGTTCCTCGAGGACGAGATGGAGCCGCGGGGCCGCAGCAACGAAGCCGTCGGCCGCGAGCACTACTCGTTGGCCTCGCGCCAGTTCCTCGGCGCCACGGTCGATCTCGAGCAGACCTACGCGTGGGGCTGGGAGGAGCTCAAGCGCATCGAGGACGAGATGACCACGACCTCGAACCTGATCCTCCCCGGGAGCAGCATCGACGAGGCCGTCGCCCACCTCGACGCCGATCCCGCGCGCCGCATCGAAGGTCGCGAGGAGTTCCGGCAGTGGATGCAACAGCTCGCTGACAGGACGCTGTCCGAGATGGCCGGCACCCACTTCGACATCCCCGAGCCGATCCGGCGCATCGAGTGCATGCTGGCCCCGACCAACGACGGCGGCATCTACTACACCGGTCCTTCGGAGGACTTCACCCGCCCGGGTCGCATGTGGTGGTCCGTGCCCGACGGCATCGACAGCTTCTCGCCGTGGCGCGAGGTCACCACGGTCTTCCACGAGGGAGTGCCCGGCCACCACCTGCAGGTCGGCCAGACCACCTACCGCAAGGAGCTGCTCAACCGTTGGCAGCGGCTGATGTGCTGGGTCAGCGGCCACGGCGAGGGCTGGGCGCTGTACGCCGAACGGCTGATGGACGACCTCGGCCACCTCGCGGACCCCGCCGACAAGCTCGGCATGCTCGACGGCCAGGGCTTCCGCGCCGCCCGGGTGATCGTCGACATCGGCATGCACCTCGAGCTCGAGATCCCGAAGGACAACCCCTTCGGCTTCCACCCCGGTGAGACGTGGACGCCGGCCCTGGGCCTGGAGTTCATGCGCCAGCACTGCCGGATGGACGACCCCACCATCGTGTTCGAGGTCAACCGATACCTCGGCTGGCCGGGCCAGGCCCCGTCCTACAAGGTCGGCGAGCGGATCTGGCTCGATGCCCGCGACGAGGCGAAGGCACGCAAGGGCGCCGACTTCGACCTCAAGGAGTTCCACACCGCCGCGCTCAACCTCGGCTCACTCGGGCTGGACCCGCTCAAGTCCGCCCTGGCCCGGATCTGA